The DNA segment AGCGGCCAGCGCATGGAATACGTCACTCACGCGGACAGTATAGGCAAGTCACGGCTTGCCTGTCAAGGGGAATGCTCCCGATTATCGAGACGTTCATTCTCGGCACACCGCCACGTACTGGGAGTCAAATGGGGTGCCGACAAGTACGGACATCACCGTGATCGACACCCTCCGGCCCCACGCAACCGTCCCCTCGGGTGAGACGGGCGAGGTCCGGCTCCTTACCGTCGGGAACGCGGCCACCGGGGACCTCACCATCCGGGACGGGGGCGTCCTCTCCACCACCCCGGGCGTCCTGGGCGGGCTGGGGAGACGGGCGGCTTCGCACCGTCTCGCTCCGGGGCTTCTCGGCGGCGATGGACCGTCTCGCGGCTCTCCTGGAGGAGACGAGCGGCGGTCTTCTGCAGGCCTCCTGGCCCTGATGAGGAGGAAGATGTCCGCGAGGAGCGGCCGTACCTCCTGCACCTCCAGCCCGGCTCGGCGCAGATGGGCCACCGTCTCCCGGTTGATGTTGGCCCCGCTGATGGCCACCGCCAGGGGGTTGACCCAGTCCATGACGCGGCCGACAACGGGCAGGTGGCTCCGAACGTGCTCCAGCATGCGAAGCTCCCGCCCCGGCTTCAGCACCCGGCGAATCTCCCTCAGCCCCAGGATCGGGTCCGGCACCGAGCAGAACACGCAACTGGTCACTGCTGCGTCAAAGCTGGCATCCGGGAAATCGAGGGCCTGCGCGTCCATCAGCCTCAGGTCGACTCGACCCCCGAGCGTCTCGGCCTTCCGCCGGGCTTTCTCCAGCATCGCCGGGCTGAAGTCGACGGCGGTGACCCGAGCCTCTTCCGGGTAGTACGGAAAGTTGAGGCCCGTCCCCACGCCTACCTTGAGCACCCTGCCCGAGACGCCCTCCCAGAGTAGTCTGCGCCACCTGGCCATCCCCAGACGCTTGGCGAAACCCATCTCGTGATCGTAGGTGCGGGCATGACGGTCGTAGCGCCGCCGAGCCTTCTCGGTTCGAGCCTGTAGATCGTCGTCCATGGGGCGATCCCCTCCGCGACCTGAAGCCATAACCGTGTCGGGATCATGGTAACGACCATCTCGGAAGTCCGGTTGAGGCCTCCCACTCGACGACGGAGCCGGTGGCCGTCAACGTCTTCGGCGCGGTCTGGAGCTGCACCTCGCCCAAGCGCCAGTGGACTGACCTCCTCGATCCCCACCTGATACGCCGGGTACCGGACGCCCTGGGAGTCACGAATGAATGATGGCGTAGGCTCGCACCGGAAAGGAGCTGAAACCCCGGACCTTTACCGGTACCGCATGAAACTTGAAGCCCGAGTCGGGCAGGCTCTCCAGGTTGCAGAGGTGCTCGACGATGGGGATGTCCGCACGAAGAAGGATGGAGTGGACCGGCCGCTCGCCTGTGGACGTGTCATCGATGTTGAGAGAGTCGATGCCCACCAGCGCGGCGCCGGAGTCCCTCAGCCACGTGGCGGCCTCAGCAGTGAGGAAGGGGTGGCCGTCGAAGTACCGATCCGTACCCCAGTGCTCGGCCCAGCCGGCGTGAACCAGCACCGCCTTGCCTCGCACATCTGCTGCGGAGAAGAGCTCGGGGCCGATGGCCCGGCTCGACCGGTCCGCCTGGAAGACCAGCCCTTCCAGATCGGCGACCTGCTCCAGGGCCAGCTCGGAGAGATCCTTGCCCTCCGCGTAGCGGTGGAAAGGCGAGTCGATGTAGGTGCCCGTATTGCCGACCATCTCGATCCTTCCTATGTGGAAGGTGGTCCCCTCGGCGTAGTGCTCCCGAGCGGCCTCCCTGCTCAGGTAATCGGAGATGAAGGGGGCGGGCAGCCCGGGATAGGTGAGTATCCCGTCTTCGACCGCGTGACTCAGATCGACCAGCCGTCTCATCCTTCGAGCCTCCTCGTCGGTTCGTGTTGATTATGGCACCCGCCCGGCAGGCAGGCCAGTTCGAGGCATCCAGAGACCCGGGAGCGCTGAACTCCCGGAGAGGATGGCCGTCGTCTGATCACCCGGACCGAGGTGAGCGAGATCACCGAGACGCTCCGGGAAGAGTACGAGGCTTTCCGCAGCCGAAGCCTGGCTGAGCATGATCTGGTCTACCTCTTCCTGGATGCCGTCTTCGAGCCGCTGCGTCGAACGGGGACCACCCGAGAGGGCATCCTCTGCGCCTGGGGGATCACCGTAGAAGGCCGGCGGGTGCTGCTCCACCTGGCGTTGGGCAACAAGGAGAGCTACGCGAACTGGCTCGAGTTCCTCCGGGACATGGTGAGCCGGGGTCTTGAGCCCCCGCTCACGGTGACGACGGACGGGGCTCCGGGGCTGATCCGCGCGGTGGAAGACATGTGGCCCAAGAGCCTGCGGGTGCGTTGCTGGGCCCACAAGGCTCGGAACGTCCTCGACAAGGTGCCGGAGGAGATGCGCCCCGAGGTGAAAGCCCACCTGGCCGCGGTGCGGGAGGCTCCCACCCATGCGGACGGCAGGGAGGCCGCTCGTCGCTTCGTGGAGAGGTTCGAACGTGATTACCCTTCCGCGGTGCGTACCTTCACCGACGATCTGGAGCCGGCCTCAACCACCTGAAGATGCCCCAGGCCCATCGGAAGTACGTG comes from the Limnochorda pilosa genome and includes:
- a CDS encoding class I SAM-dependent methyltransferase, which translates into the protein MDDDLQARTEKARRRYDRHARTYDHEMGFAKRLGMARWRRLLWEGVSGRVLKVGVGTGLNFPYYPEEARVTAVDFSPAMLEKARRKAETLGGRVDLRLMDAQALDFPDASFDAAVTSCVFCSVPDPILGLREIRRVLKPGRELRMLEHVRSHLPVVGRVMDWVNPLAVAISGANINRETVAHLRRAGLEVQEVRPLLADIFLLIRARRPAEDRRSSPPGEPRDGPSPPRSPGARRCEAARLPSPPRTPGVVERTPPSRMVRSPVAAFPTVRSRTSPVSPEGTVAWGRRVSITVMSVLVGTPFDSQYVAVCRE
- a CDS encoding cyclase family protein, with the protein product MRRLVDLSHAVEDGILTYPGLPAPFISDYLSREAAREHYAEGTTFHIGRIEMVGNTGTYIDSPFHRYAEGKDLSELALEQVADLEGLVFQADRSSRAIGPELFSAADVRGKAVLVHAGWAEHWGTDRYFDGHPFLTAEAATWLRDSGAALVGIDSLNIDDTSTGERPVHSILLRADIPIVEHLCNLESLPDSGFKFHAVPVKVRGFSSFPVRAYAIIHS